In the genome of Pseudopipra pipra isolate bDixPip1 chromosome 4, bDixPip1.hap1, whole genome shotgun sequence, one region contains:
- the CRACD gene encoding capping protein-inhibiting regulator of actin dynamics isoform X2 produces the protein MINLFKKPYKKKAGKFQPFKKLFSKRKKREPASDCEEPKLKPSHSFSNICNGTFSSDEEPNSGLRSSHYSMGSRAFSHDSIFIPDGRTEGEQAIQAMSQENVLGKVKTLQQQLAKNIKFGQPPQMTVSARTMGEANTSIEEDVLLSSPMEIETQQVTVISGSGNKPTDTPDFLRMLNLPGTGHEVEEKVTPVKSARPKRQFSCSGTIETINLDSVPQAVARLDNSAAKHKLSVKPKKQRVSGKHKRLTKGSQSLTITEFEPEDLETQLYEDIYPGYNGHFIADKLIQGRNEQKQLQLAEEKRIEDHWGILEAERIRQIVEMDEQREMEEKRFQELEQMRKEQEKRCCEEEMRQYLLKGEISLETEEQTCYKEERRMTETEKRQELEKMRCQELEKQRQKELEEQQSQELEVQKLKEQEEQQRQELEEQKLREQEEQQRQELEVQKLKEQEEQQRQELEVQKLKEQEEQQRRELEMQKLKEQEEQQRRELEVQKLKEQEEQQRRELEVQKLKEQEEQKRQELEDQKCREQEEHQRQELDERKHWEQEEQRHKELEEQRHQEWEEKCKELEEKQRQELKEQKRIALEELRQHGTEKECQEEEERNWLEEPKVLKEQNKEEIQRGDLEEKELQVTEIKLKEKEPESLKEEKKQEEQRHLKEKGEKTDKEQPQQVIDKKKKREEQRKHKLIKQMHMESSEGVPQDELKQQKEQNGQEWNELKEQKTDTEGQNLQQTQEISLEQPQDKDQFCSRGADRHPTEEKLQEGSRAQNLKQPEKGNKTAEEMLAQKLKRDVEAQEQKRIGEELRWQEVDERQTASRPFTFQVSSGDKQIIFQKVNLSPVTPIKGTGLSSPSVKDCRVHTISKGSHTLPSSACVPHTAILVTGAQLCGTAVNLNQIKDTACKSLLGLTEERKNVEIPSPEKSQKKKQDLKPSSSKIKHAQETLNNQAVLAEWASIRSRILKNAENNKYNERDRVSACRHSDDWTPRGRGAPHGNLRKTLSANAKFSITPAWQKFSEVSKINSDPENVSVAKGNETVAVGRNTGSSADLKEDVATTFKDNLVEKAKEKVETHSEVTDNTEGCKFAKDLPSFLVPSFPHSPGKELPKPELPSALENQQNNSTKKADKPSPNGEENVSPFGIKLRRTNYSLRFHYDQQAEQRKKKRYSAGDSFDGVPDPLTSTEGEKESTVFAPQESTSPDVGRANVPGNLKDSSITVTEFSQPVGTPVIPPATGQSALPAQEKPACKSVVPQKPAIAPKPTSQTPPSSPLSKMNRSNLSEMLGQRVAKAESDGGWRKEDRANAVQPTPSDEYKNEEEEIKEKKSFFPSLSIPWREKNDKKPEPLKKEKPVLQSRHSLDGSKLMEKVETSQPLWITLALQKQKGFREQQATREERRQAREAKQAEKLAKENAAVSNQSDNKSSSSKTSTLQKSTTQEGEKKTETAVSRLERREQLKKSNTLPTSVTVEISDSVPSTPLTKEVAKRFSTPDANPVSTEPAWLALAKRKAKAWSDCPQIIK, from the exons atccTCCCATTATTCTATGGGCAGTCGAGCTTTTTCCCATGACAGTATTTTTATACCTGATGGGAGAACAGAGGGTGAACAGGCCATCCAAGCAATGTCACAGGAGAACGTTTTAGGAAAAGTCAAAACTCTTCAG caacAGTTGGCCAAGAATATAAAATTTGGGCAGCCTCCACAAATGACAGTTTCTGCAAGGACAATGGGGGAAGCAAACACTAGTATAGAAGAGGATGTGTTGCTCAGCAGCCCCATGGAGATTGAGACTCAGCAGGTCACAGTGATCTCAGGCAGTGGTAATAAA CCCACTGACACACCAGATTTCTTGAGAATGCTAAATTTGCCTGGAACAGGACATGAAGtggaagaaaag GTCACTCCAGTCAAATCAGCTCGGCCAAAAAGACAATTTTCCTGTTCTGGCACAATTGAAACAATCAATTTGGATTCAGTTCCCCAGGCTGTTGCTCGTCTAGACAACAGTGCAGCTAAGCACAAGCTGTCAGTGAAGCCAAAAAAGCAGAGGGTATCAGGAAAGCACAAGAGACTAACAAAG GGATCACAAAGTTTAACAATAACAGAATTTGAGCCAGAGGACTTGGAAACTCAGCTGTATGAGGACATATATCCAGGTTATAATGGACACTTCATAGCAGACAAGCTAATCCAAGGCAGAAATGAGCAGAAGCAGCTTCAGCttgcagaggagaaaagaattGAAGATCACTGGGGGATCCTTGAGGCTGAAAGGATAAGACAGATTGTAGAAATGGATGAACaaagagaaatggaagaaaaaaggttCCAAGAACTTGAACAGATGCGtaaagaacaggagaaaagGTGTTGTGAAGAAGAGATGAGGCAGTATCTCCTTAAGGGAGAGATATCTTTGGAAACAGAAGAGCAAACATGCTATAAAGAGGAGAGAAGAATGACAGAGACTGAAAAGAGGCAAGAGCTGGAGAAGATGAGGTGTCAGGAACTGGAGAAGCAAAGGCAGAAGGAGTTGGAGGAGCAACAAAGTCAAGAGCTGGAGGTGCAGAAGCTCAAGGAACAGGAGGAGCAACAGAGACAAGAGCTGGAGGAGCAAAAGCTCAGGGAACAGGAGGAACAACAGAGACAAGAGCTGGAAGTGCAAAAGCTCAAGGAACAGGAGGAGCAACAGAGACAAGAGCTGGAGGTGCAAAAGCTCAAGGAACAGGAGGAGCAACAGAGACGAGAGCTGGAGATGCAGAAGCTCAAGGAACAGGAGGAGCAACAGAGACGAGAGCTGGAGGTGCAGAAGCTCAAGGAACAGGAGGAGCAACAGAGACGAGAGCTGGAGGTGCAGAAGCTCAAGGAACAAGAAGAGCAAAAGAGACAAGAGCTGGAGGACcagaagtgcagggaacagGAGGAACATCAGAGGCAAGAGCTAGATGAACGGAAGCACTGGGaacaggaggagcagagacataAGGAATTGGAGGAGCAGAGGCATCAGGAATGGGAAGAGAAGTGCAAAGAGCTGGAGGAGAAACAGAGACAAGAGCTGAAGGAGCAGAAGAGGATAGCGCTGGAAGAATTAAGGCAACACGGGACTGAAAAAGAGTGtcaagaggaagaagaaagaaattggCTGGAGGAACCAAAAGTACTCAAGGaacaaaataaggaagaaatacaGAGAGGAGACCTAGAAGAGAAAGAGCTTCAagtcactgaaataaaactgaaggagaaagaaCCTGAGAGCCtcaaagaagagaagaaacaggagGAACAAaggcatttgaaggagaaaggagaaaagacagatAAGGAACAACCCCAGCAAGTAAtagacaagaaaaagaaacgGGAAGAGCAGAGGAAACACAAGCTCATAAAACAAATGCACATGGAAAGTTCAGAGGGTGTGCCACAAGATGAActgaagcagcagaaggaacaaAATGGACAAGAATGGAATGAGCTGAAAGAGCAGAAGACAGACACAGAAGGACAAAATCTTCAGCAAACCCAAGAAATATCCTTGGAACAGCCACAAGACAAGGATCAGTTCTGTTCCAGAGGGGCTGATAGGCATCCAACAGAGGAGAAGCTCCAAGAAGGATCAAGAGCCCAAAATCTCAAACAGCcagaaaaagggaataaaacagcagaagaaatgctAGCCCAGAAACTGAAGAGAGATGTTGAAGCTCAGGAGCAAAAGCGCATAGGGGAAGAACTTCGGTGGCAAGAGGTAGATGAAAGACAAACTGCATCCAGACCCTTCACATTTCAAGTGTCTTCTGGAGATAAACAGATCATATTTCAGAAAGTAAATCTGAGTCCTGTCACACCCATCAAAGGAACAGGACTCTCTTCTCCATCTGTCAAAGACTGCAGGGTGCACACCATCAGTAAGGGCTCTCACACCCTCCCATCATCTGCGTGTGTGCCCCACACAGCTATTTTGGTTACTGGAGCCCAGCTGTGCGGCACAGCAGTTAACCTGAACCAGATTAAGGACACGGCTTGCAAATCATTACTTGGCTTaacagaagagaggaaaaatgtggaaattcCTTCACCAGAGAagtcccagaaaaaaaaacaggatcTCAAACCTAGCAGCAGTAAAATTAAACACGCTCAAGAGACATTGAACAACCAGGCCGTACTAGCTGAGTGGGCCTCTATTCGCTCCAGAATACTGAAGAATGCAGAAAACAACAAATATAATGAGAGAGACCGAGTAAGTGCCTGCAGGCACAGTGACGACTGGACACCCCGAGGACGGGGTGCTCCCCATGGTAATTTAAGGAAAACCCTTTCTGCAAATGCAAAGTTCTCAATAACACCAGCATGGCAgaaattttcagaagtttcaAAAATCAATTCAGACCCTGAGAATGTAAGTGTGGCAAAAGGCAATGAAACAGTGGCTGTGGGGAGAAACACTGGCTCATCTGCTGATTTGAAGGAGGATGTGGCTACCACTTTTAAGGATAATTTAGTTGAAAAGGCTAAGGAGAAAGTGGAAACCCATAGTGAAGTGACAGACAATACAGAAGGCTGTAAATTTGCAAAAGATCTTCCATCTTTCCTTGTTCCAAGTTTTCCTCATTCTCCAGGTAAAGAATTACCTAAGCCAGAACTTCCCAGTGCTCTGGAAAATCAGCAAaataacagcacaaaaaaagcaGATAAACCATCAccaaatggagaagaaaatgtttctccTTTTGGGATAAAGTTACGAAGGACAAACTACTCTTTACGTTTCCATTATGATCAACAagcagagcaaaggaaaaagaaaagatacagtGCAGGAGACAGTTTTGACGGTGTGCCTGACCCACTCACCTCAACAGAAGGTGAGAAAGAATCCACTGTTTTTGCTCCACAAGAGAGTACTTCCCCCGACGTGGGGAGAGCAAATGTCCCCGGTAATTTAAAAGACTCTTCAATTACTGTGACTGAGTTTTCACAGCCAGTGGGCACACCAGTGATCCCACCAGCCACTGGCCAGAGTGCTTTACCTGCTCAGGAGAAACCAGCATGCAAGTCAGTGGTCCCACAGAAACCTGCTATAGCTCCGAAGCCCACCAGCCAAACCCCACCATCATCTCCTCTCTCTAAAATGAACAGATCAAACCTATCTGAAATGCTGGGGCAAAGGGTGGCTAAAGCTGAATCAGATGGTGGCTGGAGGAAAGAAGACAGAGCAAATGCAGTGCAGCCCACACCATCTGATGAGTACAAAAACGAAGAGgaagaaatcaaagaaaagaaGTCATTTTTCCCATCTCTAAGTATTccatggagagaaaaaaatgacaaaaagccTGAGCCATTGAAGAAAG aaaagccTGTCCTCCAGAGCAGGCACTCTTTAGATGGCTCTAAATTGATGGAAAAAGTGGAAACTTCACAACCGCTTTGGATTACATTGGCACTGCAAAAGCAAAAGGGATTTCGTGAGCAGCAAGCCACAAGGGAAGAGAGGAGACAAGCCAGAGAGGCAAAGCAAGCAGAGAAGCTGGCTAAAGAAAAT GCTGCTGTAAGTAATCAGTCAGATAATAAAAGTAGCAGCAGCAAAACGAGCACACTGCAGAAATCTACAACTCaagaaggggagaagaaaacTGAGACTGCTGTGTCAAGACTAGAAAGAAGGGAGCAGCTAAAAAAGTCAAACACCCTTCCAACTTCTGTGACAG tgGAAATTTCGGATTCTGTTCCATCAACCCCACTGACAAAAGAGGTGGCCAAGAGATTCTCTACGCCTGATGCTAACCCTGTGTCAACAGAACCAGCCTGGCTTGCGTTAGCcaagaggaaagcaaaagcctGGAGTGATTGTCCACAGATCATAAAGTAA
- the CRACD gene encoding capping protein-inhibiting regulator of actin dynamics isoform X3 yields MGSRAFSHDSIFIPDGRTEGEQAIQAMSQENVLGKVKTLQQQLAKNIKFGQPPQMTVSARTMGEANTSIEEDVLLSSPMEIETQQVTVISGSGNKPTDTPDFLRMLNLPGTGHEVEEKVTPVKSARPKRQFSCSGTIETINLDSVPQAVARLDNSAAKHKLSVKPKKQRVSGKHKRLTKGSQSLTITEFEPEDLETQLYEDIYPGYNGHFIADKLIQGRNEQKQLQLAEEKRIEDHWGILEAERIRQIVEMDEQREMEEKRFQELEQMRKEQEKRCCEEEMRQYLLKGEISLETEEQTCYKEERRMTETEKRQELEKMRCQELEKQRQKELEEQQSQELEVQKLKEQEEQQRQELEEQKLREQEEQQRQELEVQKLKEQEEQQRQELEVQKLKEQEEQQRRELEMQKLKEQEEQQRRELEVQKLKEQEEQQRRELEVQKLKEQEEQKRQELEDQKCREQEEHQRQELDERKHWEQEEQRHKELEEQRHQEWEEKCKELEEKQRQELKEQKRIALEELRQHGTEKECQEEEERNWLEEPKVLKEQNKEEIQRGDLEEKELQVTEIKLKEKEPESLKEEKKQEEQRHLKEKGEKTDKEQPQQVIDKKKKREEQRKHKLIKQMHMESSEGVPQDELKQQKEQNGQEWNELKEQKTDTEGQNLQQTQEISLEQPQDKDQFCSRGADRHPTEEKLQEGSRAQNLKQPEKGNKTAEEMLAQKLKRDVEAQEQKRIGEELRWQEVDERQTASRPFTFQVSSGDKQIIFQKVNLSPVTPIKGTGLSSPSVKDCRVHTISKGSHTLPSSACVPHTAILVTGAQLCGTAVNLNQIKDTACKSLLGLTEERKNVEIPSPEKSQKKKQDLKPSSSKIKHAQETLNNQAVLAEWASIRSRILKNAENNKYNERDRVSACRHSDDWTPRGRGAPHGNLRKTLSANAKFSITPAWQKFSEVSKINSDPENVSVAKGNETVAVGRNTGSSADLKEDVATTFKDNLVEKAKEKVETHSEVTDNTEGCKFAKDLPSFLVPSFPHSPGKELPKPELPSALENQQNNSTKKADKPSPNGEENVSPFGIKLRRTNYSLRFHYDQQAEQRKKKRYSAGDSFDGVPDPLTSTEGEKESTVFAPQESTSPDVGRANVPGNLKDSSITVTEFSQPVGTPVIPPATGQSALPAQEKPACKSVVPQKPAIAPKPTSQTPPSSPLSKMNRSNLSEMLGQRVAKAESDGGWRKEDRANAVQPTPSDEYKNEEEEIKEKKSFFPSLSIPWREKNDKKPEPLKKEKPVLQSRHSLDGSKLMEKVETSQPLWITLALQKQKGFREQQATREERRQAREAKQAEKLAKENAAVSNQSDNKSSSSKTSTLQKSTTQEGEKKTETAVSRLERREQLKKSNTLPTSVTVEISDSVPSTPLTKEVAKRFSTPDANPVSTEPAWLALAKRKAKAWSDCPQIIK; encoded by the exons ATGGGCAGTCGAGCTTTTTCCCATGACAGTATTTTTATACCTGATGGGAGAACAGAGGGTGAACAGGCCATCCAAGCAATGTCACAGGAGAACGTTTTAGGAAAAGTCAAAACTCTTCAG caacAGTTGGCCAAGAATATAAAATTTGGGCAGCCTCCACAAATGACAGTTTCTGCAAGGACAATGGGGGAAGCAAACACTAGTATAGAAGAGGATGTGTTGCTCAGCAGCCCCATGGAGATTGAGACTCAGCAGGTCACAGTGATCTCAGGCAGTGGTAATAAA CCCACTGACACACCAGATTTCTTGAGAATGCTAAATTTGCCTGGAACAGGACATGAAGtggaagaaaag GTCACTCCAGTCAAATCAGCTCGGCCAAAAAGACAATTTTCCTGTTCTGGCACAATTGAAACAATCAATTTGGATTCAGTTCCCCAGGCTGTTGCTCGTCTAGACAACAGTGCAGCTAAGCACAAGCTGTCAGTGAAGCCAAAAAAGCAGAGGGTATCAGGAAAGCACAAGAGACTAACAAAG GGATCACAAAGTTTAACAATAACAGAATTTGAGCCAGAGGACTTGGAAACTCAGCTGTATGAGGACATATATCCAGGTTATAATGGACACTTCATAGCAGACAAGCTAATCCAAGGCAGAAATGAGCAGAAGCAGCTTCAGCttgcagaggagaaaagaattGAAGATCACTGGGGGATCCTTGAGGCTGAAAGGATAAGACAGATTGTAGAAATGGATGAACaaagagaaatggaagaaaaaaggttCCAAGAACTTGAACAGATGCGtaaagaacaggagaaaagGTGTTGTGAAGAAGAGATGAGGCAGTATCTCCTTAAGGGAGAGATATCTTTGGAAACAGAAGAGCAAACATGCTATAAAGAGGAGAGAAGAATGACAGAGACTGAAAAGAGGCAAGAGCTGGAGAAGATGAGGTGTCAGGAACTGGAGAAGCAAAGGCAGAAGGAGTTGGAGGAGCAACAAAGTCAAGAGCTGGAGGTGCAGAAGCTCAAGGAACAGGAGGAGCAACAGAGACAAGAGCTGGAGGAGCAAAAGCTCAGGGAACAGGAGGAACAACAGAGACAAGAGCTGGAAGTGCAAAAGCTCAAGGAACAGGAGGAGCAACAGAGACAAGAGCTGGAGGTGCAAAAGCTCAAGGAACAGGAGGAGCAACAGAGACGAGAGCTGGAGATGCAGAAGCTCAAGGAACAGGAGGAGCAACAGAGACGAGAGCTGGAGGTGCAGAAGCTCAAGGAACAGGAGGAGCAACAGAGACGAGAGCTGGAGGTGCAGAAGCTCAAGGAACAAGAAGAGCAAAAGAGACAAGAGCTGGAGGACcagaagtgcagggaacagGAGGAACATCAGAGGCAAGAGCTAGATGAACGGAAGCACTGGGaacaggaggagcagagacataAGGAATTGGAGGAGCAGAGGCATCAGGAATGGGAAGAGAAGTGCAAAGAGCTGGAGGAGAAACAGAGACAAGAGCTGAAGGAGCAGAAGAGGATAGCGCTGGAAGAATTAAGGCAACACGGGACTGAAAAAGAGTGtcaagaggaagaagaaagaaattggCTGGAGGAACCAAAAGTACTCAAGGaacaaaataaggaagaaatacaGAGAGGAGACCTAGAAGAGAAAGAGCTTCAagtcactgaaataaaactgaaggagaaagaaCCTGAGAGCCtcaaagaagagaagaaacaggagGAACAAaggcatttgaaggagaaaggagaaaagacagatAAGGAACAACCCCAGCAAGTAAtagacaagaaaaagaaacgGGAAGAGCAGAGGAAACACAAGCTCATAAAACAAATGCACATGGAAAGTTCAGAGGGTGTGCCACAAGATGAActgaagcagcagaaggaacaaAATGGACAAGAATGGAATGAGCTGAAAGAGCAGAAGACAGACACAGAAGGACAAAATCTTCAGCAAACCCAAGAAATATCCTTGGAACAGCCACAAGACAAGGATCAGTTCTGTTCCAGAGGGGCTGATAGGCATCCAACAGAGGAGAAGCTCCAAGAAGGATCAAGAGCCCAAAATCTCAAACAGCcagaaaaagggaataaaacagcagaagaaatgctAGCCCAGAAACTGAAGAGAGATGTTGAAGCTCAGGAGCAAAAGCGCATAGGGGAAGAACTTCGGTGGCAAGAGGTAGATGAAAGACAAACTGCATCCAGACCCTTCACATTTCAAGTGTCTTCTGGAGATAAACAGATCATATTTCAGAAAGTAAATCTGAGTCCTGTCACACCCATCAAAGGAACAGGACTCTCTTCTCCATCTGTCAAAGACTGCAGGGTGCACACCATCAGTAAGGGCTCTCACACCCTCCCATCATCTGCGTGTGTGCCCCACACAGCTATTTTGGTTACTGGAGCCCAGCTGTGCGGCACAGCAGTTAACCTGAACCAGATTAAGGACACGGCTTGCAAATCATTACTTGGCTTaacagaagagaggaaaaatgtggaaattcCTTCACCAGAGAagtcccagaaaaaaaaacaggatcTCAAACCTAGCAGCAGTAAAATTAAACACGCTCAAGAGACATTGAACAACCAGGCCGTACTAGCTGAGTGGGCCTCTATTCGCTCCAGAATACTGAAGAATGCAGAAAACAACAAATATAATGAGAGAGACCGAGTAAGTGCCTGCAGGCACAGTGACGACTGGACACCCCGAGGACGGGGTGCTCCCCATGGTAATTTAAGGAAAACCCTTTCTGCAAATGCAAAGTTCTCAATAACACCAGCATGGCAgaaattttcagaagtttcaAAAATCAATTCAGACCCTGAGAATGTAAGTGTGGCAAAAGGCAATGAAACAGTGGCTGTGGGGAGAAACACTGGCTCATCTGCTGATTTGAAGGAGGATGTGGCTACCACTTTTAAGGATAATTTAGTTGAAAAGGCTAAGGAGAAAGTGGAAACCCATAGTGAAGTGACAGACAATACAGAAGGCTGTAAATTTGCAAAAGATCTTCCATCTTTCCTTGTTCCAAGTTTTCCTCATTCTCCAGGTAAAGAATTACCTAAGCCAGAACTTCCCAGTGCTCTGGAAAATCAGCAAaataacagcacaaaaaaagcaGATAAACCATCAccaaatggagaagaaaatgtttctccTTTTGGGATAAAGTTACGAAGGACAAACTACTCTTTACGTTTCCATTATGATCAACAagcagagcaaaggaaaaagaaaagatacagtGCAGGAGACAGTTTTGACGGTGTGCCTGACCCACTCACCTCAACAGAAGGTGAGAAAGAATCCACTGTTTTTGCTCCACAAGAGAGTACTTCCCCCGACGTGGGGAGAGCAAATGTCCCCGGTAATTTAAAAGACTCTTCAATTACTGTGACTGAGTTTTCACAGCCAGTGGGCACACCAGTGATCCCACCAGCCACTGGCCAGAGTGCTTTACCTGCTCAGGAGAAACCAGCATGCAAGTCAGTGGTCCCACAGAAACCTGCTATAGCTCCGAAGCCCACCAGCCAAACCCCACCATCATCTCCTCTCTCTAAAATGAACAGATCAAACCTATCTGAAATGCTGGGGCAAAGGGTGGCTAAAGCTGAATCAGATGGTGGCTGGAGGAAAGAAGACAGAGCAAATGCAGTGCAGCCCACACCATCTGATGAGTACAAAAACGAAGAGgaagaaatcaaagaaaagaaGTCATTTTTCCCATCTCTAAGTATTccatggagagaaaaaaatgacaaaaagccTGAGCCATTGAAGAAAG aaaagccTGTCCTCCAGAGCAGGCACTCTTTAGATGGCTCTAAATTGATGGAAAAAGTGGAAACTTCACAACCGCTTTGGATTACATTGGCACTGCAAAAGCAAAAGGGATTTCGTGAGCAGCAAGCCACAAGGGAAGAGAGGAGACAAGCCAGAGAGGCAAAGCAAGCAGAGAAGCTGGCTAAAGAAAAT GCTGCTGTAAGTAATCAGTCAGATAATAAAAGTAGCAGCAGCAAAACGAGCACACTGCAGAAATCTACAACTCaagaaggggagaagaaaacTGAGACTGCTGTGTCAAGACTAGAAAGAAGGGAGCAGCTAAAAAAGTCAAACACCCTTCCAACTTCTGTGACAG tgGAAATTTCGGATTCTGTTCCATCAACCCCACTGACAAAAGAGGTGGCCAAGAGATTCTCTACGCCTGATGCTAACCCTGTGTCAACAGAACCAGCCTGGCTTGCGTTAGCcaagaggaaagcaaaagcctGGAGTGATTGTCCACAGATCATAAAGTAA